The genomic region CGGACGAGCCAGGCCAGAGCCGCGCGCAGTCCGTAGCCTGGGCCGCGATAGCAGTCCTCGCTCTCCTCGCGTCGCTCACGGGGATCAGCAACGGATTCGCGCTCGATGACGTCCATATTATCTTCGAGAATCAGCGGCTGCACTCGCTGAGCGAGGCGTGGCGTTTGTTTGGCCACACTTACTGGCCTCCGGAAGAAGGGGCGAGTCTCTACCGACCTCTCACCGCGGTTGCGTTCTCGCTGGAATGGGCAATCGGCCGTGGGTCGCCGCTTCCGTTCCATATAGTAAACGTCGTCCTCTACGCCGCAGTGGCGGTCGCTCTTTACCGTCTCGCGCTTCTTATAGTGTCGCCAGTGGCCGCGTTCGTGGCCGCCGCGCTTTTCGCGGTGCATCCGCTTCACGTCGAGGTCGTTGCAAACGTCGTGGGTCAGGCGGAGCTCTGGGTGGGGCTGATCGTGTTCGTTTCGGTCGCACGGTATATCCGTGCCCGCCGCGCGGGGCCGTTGCGGCCGCAGGAGATCGCTTTACAGGCTGTCCTGTACTTCGCCGCCTGCATGTTCAAGGAGCATGCGATCATTCTTCCGGGCCTTCTCCTGGTGGCGGAGGTCACTCTGCTGAACGAGAGCGGTCGCCTGCGTGAGCGAGCGCGCCAGGTGTGGCCCCTGTTCGTTGCACTCGCTCTCGCCGGCTGCCTGTTCGTATTCGTACGGACGCTCGTCGTTGGGCGCGTGGCACAGGCTGGTCCGAATGCGCTGCTCTTCGACGCAACGTTCCTCACCCGCGTGCTCACGATGCTTCGCGTATCGATGGAATGGGTCCGTCTCCTGGTGTGGCCCGCAAGCATGTCGGCCGATTACTCCTCGCGTCGCATAGAAGCAGCGACATCGTTCGATTCGACAATGCTGCCGGGTCTTCTCGTGCTCGTTGGTGCGGCGGCCATTGCGTGGCACCTGCGGCGCTCGATTCCGGCGGCGGCGTTCGGAATTCTGTGGGCGGGAGCAACGCTTCTCATTCCGAGCAACCTCATCGTCGTCACCGGGTTCATTCTCGCCGAGCGGGCGCTGTTCCTTGCGAGCGCGGGAATCGCCATCTGCGCGGGCATCGCGGTCGTGCACTTCGCGCGGGTGATGGCAGAGCGGGGAGGTCTCGCGCGCTTCGCTCCGGCCGCTGTGGTCGCCCTGCTCC from Gemmatimonadaceae bacterium harbors:
- a CDS encoding tetratricopeptide repeat protein; the encoded protein is MSDAVTDEPGQSRAQSVAWAAIAVLALLASLTGISNGFALDDVHIIFENQRLHSLSEAWRLFGHTYWPPEEGASLYRPLTAVAFSLEWAIGRGSPLPFHIVNVVLYAAVAVALYRLALLIVSPVAAFVAAALFAVHPLHVEVVANVVGQAELWVGLIVFVSVARYIRARRAGPLRPQEIALQAVLYFAACMFKEHAIILPGLLLVAEVTLLNESGRLRERARQVWPLFVALALAGCLFVFVRTLVVGRVAQAGPNALLFDATFLTRVLTMLRVSMEWVRLLVWPASMSADYSSRRIEAATSFDSTMLPGLLVLVGAAAIAWHLRRSIPAAAFGILWAGATLLIPSNLIVVTGFILAERALFLASAGIAICAGIAVVHFARVMAERGGLARFAPAAVVALLLVAGIGRSSTRNRVWHDNDRLFRQTVLDVPTSYRAHWTLAEHLTNAGQTQEGLEEMLLAVVLGKRNDPGLLSFAADRFRMADQCPRAMGMYRKALDIDPSLPDLRFNASVCLLQLGKLDEARSLAQDGLRSSAADANLLRVIAVADSLANVSKGNNPKS